CATGTTCCGCGACCTGATCCCCCGGCTGGCCGATCACTACCACGTGATCGCACCGGACCACCTCGGCTTCGGACTGTCCGACGCACCCGGCGTCGACGAATTCGACTACACCTTCGATGCGTTGACCGATCTCACCGACGGACTGCTCGACCAGCTGGGACTGACCCGGTACGCGATCTACGTCCAGGATTACGGCGCCCCGATCGGATGGCGGTTGGCCCTACGCCGCCCGCAGGCGATCACCGCGATCGTCACGCAGAACGGCAACGGCTACGACGACGGCTTCGTCGAGAGCTTCTGGGCCTCGGTGTGGGACTACCACCGCGAGCAGAACCCCGAAACCGAGGCGACCGTGCGCACGGCGCTCAGCGTCGAGGGAATCCGGTGGCAGTACGTGACCGGCGTCAGTGACGAATCGCTCGTCAGCCCTGACACCTGGATGCATGACTTCGCGTTGGTGAGTCGGCCCGGTAACGACGAGATCCAGCTCAAGCTGTTCCGCGACTACGCGACCAACGCGCCCATGTACCCGGCCCTGCACGAGTACCTGCGCACCAGCGGAGTGCCGGTGCTCGCGGTGTGGGGTGAGGGCGACCCGATCTTCGGGCCGGACGGCGCCCGTGCCTTCGGTAAGGACGCGCCGGACGCCGAGATCCACCTGCTCGACGGCGGCCACTTCCTGTTGGAGACCGCTGCCGAGGAGGTCACCGGCCTGATCCGCGACTTCCTGCATCGAACCACTACATAGCGAAAGAAGGGACACGACAATGGGACTGGCATGGCAGCAAAGCCCGCTGGCCGCGGGTTCGATCGGACGTTTCCTGACCGCACAACCGATACCCGAACACCTGCTGTTCGCCGAGCCGCTGCGCCGCCGGATGCGGGTGCGCGTGGGTGACGAGTGGATCGCCGACAGCGAGAACGTGCTGGCGCTGCACGAACCGGGGCGCTACCCCGTCGCCTACTTTCCGCGCGACGACATCGTCGACGGGATTTTGATCGCCGAGAACCGCGTCACCCAGCACGGCGATCTGGGAGACATGCAGTGGTACACCGTGGTGGTCGGCGATCGACGCCTCCCCCACGCGGCGTGGGAGCACATCACGCTTCCGGACTACGCCGTCGAGCTGACGAACCGCGTCGCCTTCGCGTGGCGGGCGATGGACGGTTTCTACGAGGAGGACGACCGCATCGTCGGGCATGCGGCGGATCCGTACCACCGGATCGACATCCGGAACACGTCACGCCATCTCGTCGTCCGCGACGGCGAACGGGTCGTCGCCGACACCCACCGGCCGGTGGTGCTGTACGAGTCGGGTTTCGCGCCGCGCTGGTACGTGCCGCGCGAGGACATCGACGAGACACAACTCGACCACGTTGAGGGCCAGACGTTCTGCCCATACAAAGGCCTGGCCGACTACTACACCGTCGGCGAGAACCAGAAGGCCGCCTGGTCCTACCTCAACGCGTGGCCGGAGTCCGGCCGGGTGAGCGGGCTGGTGTCCTTCGAACCTGACAAGATCGAGGTATGGCTCGACGATCGACGCCTGCGGCTCGAACCGGGCCAGACCGTGGTCGCCCACGGCATCGACCGCGGACTGGACGCCGACGAGGTGCTGCAGAACACCGCGCGGAGCGCATCGTGAGGGCGACACTGGAGGTTGTGATCCTGCCGGTCTCTGACGTCGACAAGTCGCTGGATTTCTACCGGGACAGGCTCGGTTTCACGCTCGACGTCGACTATGCACCCGCGCCTGACTTTCGCGTCGTGCAGCTGACGCCGCCCGGATCCAGCACCTCGATTCAGTTCGGCGTCGGGCTCACCGACGCGCACCCCGGCTCTGTGCAGGGCCTGTATCTCGTTGTGGACGACATCGGCGCGGCGCGCGATGAGCTCGTCGACCACGGTGTCGGTGTGACGTCCATTCGCCACAAGGACATCGACAACGGGTCGTGGCGGGGTCGTTATCGCCTGGGCCTCGACCCGCAACGGTCCGACTACGCCAGCTTCGCCGACTTCGACGATCCCGACGGCAACAACTGGGTCCTTCAGGAGCGGGGCCATCGGAATGGCTGACCGCCCTTCGGTTCTGGTGTTCGACGTGAACGAGACCCTGCTCGACATCGACGCACTCGAACCGCATTTCGAGCGGCTGTTCGGCGACCGCAGCGTGGTTCGCGAGTGGTACAACCAGCTCGTCATGTACTCCATGGCTGTCACCCTGTCGGAGAACTACGTCGACTTCTTCACGCTCGGACAGGCCGTGTTGCGGATGCTCGGTGACATTCGACGGATTCCGGTCACCGACGGAGATCTCGACGACTTCGCAGACGGTATGCGCACCATGCCCGCCCACCCCGACGTGGCGGACGGGTTGGCCGCGCTGCGCGCGCAGGGTTTTCGCCTTGTCACTCTGACCAATTCCCCGACCGGTTCTGGTGCGCCGACGCCCCTGGACAACGCGGGCGTCGCCGAGTTCTTCGAGAAACAGTTCAGCGTCGACGCCTGGCGGGTGTTCAAGCCGGCCCCGCACCTCTACACCGGAGTGGCCGAAGCGCTGGGGGTTGCGCCGTCGCAATGCATGATGGTGGCCGCCCACCCTTGGGACATCATGGGGGCGCAATCGGCGGGTTTCGGCGCCGCGCTGATCACCCGTCCTGGTAATGCGCCACTGCCGGCCAGTGGGGTTCCTGCGCCTGATGTGATGGCCGCGGACCTGAGCGAACTCGCCGAGCGACTTAGCTAGTTACGGCTGCGTCAAGAATATTCCAAGGCCAGGCGGTGTACTTCGGCTGAACGACGTCGCTATCAGAGCGACGCCCGAACAAGAGGAAGTACATGTCTACCAAACGGATACTCGTCGGCGCGCTTGCGTCGGTCAGTCTCGCCGCGGCAGGCTTGGGCGTGACCACGGGCACTGCGGTGGCCGCGCCATCAGTGCCACATCAGTGGTGCCCGGGGCAATCCATGCTCCCGCCGTCCGGGCCCGGAGGCGTCTATGTCTGGGACATGAACGTCTGCCACACCTGGCAGTACGTCAGCTACGGCACGGGCAATGTGGCGACCAGGAACCTCGACGGCTCGGTCGACTACGGCCCGAGCAATGTCTGGGATGGCCCGAACGTCCCGCCGGGTGCGGCCTTCGAGTGCGGCACCGGCCTGTTCGGCGGACAGATCGTCTGTTGAACGAGGTCGTCTGTTGAACGAGGTCGTCTGTTGAACGAGGTCGTCTGCTGAACGATGACCGGGACGGCCGCGAACCTCAGACTGTGAAGCCCAGCGCGCGCAGTTGTTCGCGGCCGTCCTCGGTGATCTTGTCCGGGCCCCACGGCGGGTTCCACACCCAGTTGATCTTGATCTCCTTGACCAGGCCACTGCCCACCAGCGCGGTGCGCGACTGGTCCTCGATGACATCGGTCAGGGGGCACGCAGCCGACGTCAGCGTCATGTCGATCAACGCGACGTTCCCCTCGTCCCCCTTCTCGACGTTCAGGCCGTACACCAGACCGAGATCGACGACGTTGATGCCCAGTTCCGGGTCGACGACGTCGCGCATCGCCTCTTCGAGGTCGGCGAGCAGTTCGTCGCTAGGCACTGCGGTGTCGCTCATCTGAAATCTCCTCACTGGCCTGCGCTAGTGCATCCTTGAAGGCCATCCAACCCAGCAGCGCGCACTTCACCCGCGCCGGGTACTTCGAGACGCCCGCGAAAGCGATGCCGTCTCCGATCACATCCTCGTCGCCCTCGACGGCCCCGCGCGACGAGATCATCTCGGTGAACGCCGCGACGGTCTTCAGTGCCGTGCCGACGTCCTGTCCGATCACCTGATCGGTGAGCACCGAGGTCGACGCCTGGCTGATCGAACAGCCCTGCCCGTCATACGAGATGTCGGCGATCTGCTCGCCATCGTCGGACAGCGTGACGCGCAGCGTGACCTCGTCACCGCACGTCGGGTTCACCTGATACGACTGTGCGTGATACGGCTCGCGCAGCCCGCGGTGATGCGGGTGCTTGTAATGATCCAGGATCACTTCCTGGTACATCTGCTCGAGTCTCACGCGAAGAACTCCGCCGCCCGTTTGACGCCGGCGACGAGGCGGTCGATCTCGTCGCGGGTGTTGTAGAGGGCGAACGACGCCCGCGCGGTCGCCGCGATGCCGAACCGGCGATGCAACGGCCACGCACAGTGGTGCCCGACTCGCACCGCGACACCCTCGTCGTCCAGTACCTGGCCCACGTCGTGGGCGTGCACTCCGTCGAGCACGAATGACACTGGCGAACCGCGGTTTTCGAGCGACGTCGGGCCGATGATGCGCACACCCTCGACGGCTGCGAGCCCCTCGAGCGCAGCCGCCACCAATTCGGCCTCGTGCGCATCGACGGCCTCCATGCCAACCTCGGTCAGATACCGTGCGGCGGCCGCGAGGCCGACGACCTGAGACGTCATCGGCGTGCCCGCCTCGAACCGCTGCGGGGCGGGGGCGTACGTGGTCTGCTCCATGGTCACCGTCTCGATCATCGATCCGCCGGTGATGAACGGGGGCAGCTTGTCGAGAAGCTCGCGTCGGCCATACAGCACACCGATGCCGTTCGGGCCCAACATCTTGTGCCCGGAGAACGCTGCGAAATCGACGTCGAGAGCATGGAAGTCGACCGGCTGATGCGGCACCGACTGGCAGGCGTCGAGCACCGTCAGCGCACCGACCGCCTTCGCCCGCGCCACGAGTTCGGCCACCGGCGCGATCGCGCCCGTGACATTGGAATGATGGCTGAAGGCAACGACTTTCACTCGCTCGTCGAGCTCAAGCGAATCGAGATCGATGCGCCCGTCGTCGGTGACGCCGTACCACTTCAACGTCGCACCAGTGCGCCGCGCCAGCTCCTGCCACGGGATCAGGTTTGCGTGGTGCTCCAGCTCGGTGGTGACGATGACGTCGCCCGGGCCGACCGCTGATGGGAAGCGATCGTCACCGACCGCGTACGACACCAGGTTGATGGCCTCGGTGGCATTCTTCGTGAACACCAGCTCGTCGGTGTCCGCGCCGACGAAGGCGGCGATGTCTGCGCGACCCTGCTCGTAGGCATCGGTGGACTCCTCCATCAACTGATGCGCACCACGATGCACCGCCCCGTTGGAGGTGATCAGAAACTCACGCTCGGCGTCGAGGACCTGCAGCGGCCGCTGTGACGTCGCGCCGGAGTCCAAGTACGCCAGCTGTTTTCCGCCGCGCATCACCCGGCTCAGGATCGGGAAATCCTCCCGTATCGCCGTCAGGTCGAGCGTCTTCGCGGCCGTCACGTCAGGCCCCCGCGGCTGCTGCCTGGGTGAAGCGCTCGTAGCCGTTCTCCTCGAGCTCGTCGGCCAGCTCCGGACCGCCGGACTCGATGATGCGGCCGTCGACGAACACGTGCACGAACTCCGGCTTGATGTAGCGCAGGATCCGCGTGTAGTGCGTGATCAGCAGGACGCCACCGTTCTCGGCCTCCTTGTAGCGGTTCACCCCTTCGCTGACGACGCGCAGCGCGTCGACGTCGAGGCCCGAGTCGGTCTCGTCGAGGATCGCGATCTTCGGCTTGAGCAGGCCGAGCTGCAGGATCTCGTGGCGCTTCTTCTCGCCACCGGAGAAGCCTTCGTTGACACTGCGCTCACCGAATGACGGGTCGATGTCCAGATCGGACATGGCGCCCTTGACCTCTTTGACCCAGTGACGCAGCTTCGGCGCCTCACCGCGGACGGCGGTGGCGGCGGTGCGCAGGAAGTTCGACATCGAAACGCCGGGCACCTCGACCGGGTACTGCATCGCAAGGAACAGGCCGGCGCGGGCGCGCTCGTCGATGCTCATGTCGAGCACGTTCTCGCCGTCCAGCGTGATCGATCCGGAGGTGACGGTGTACTTGGGATGACCGGCGATCGCGTACGAAAGCGTCGACTTTCCGGATCCGTTGGGCCCCATGACCGCATGGGTCTCCCCCGACTTCACCGTCAGGTTGACGCCCTTGAGGATCGGCACCTCTTCGCCTTCCGGCGTGAAGACCGATGCGTGCAGGTCTTTGATTTCCAGTGTGGTCATTAGGACGTACTCGATTCCGTGATAGCTAGTTCTTTTTCAATGGCTTCGGTCAGGCGCTCGCGCACGGCGGGGACGGCGATCTTCGCGATGATCTCGTTGAAGAAGCCGCGCACCACCAGGCGGCGTGCCTGATCCTCGGGAATGCCGCGGGCCCGGAGGTAGAACAACTGCTCGTCGTCGAAACGCCCAGTCGCACTCGCATGTCCGGCGCCGATGATCTCGCCCGTCTCGATCTCCAGATTGGGTACCGAGTCAGCGCGGGCGCCGTCGGTGAGTACCAGGTTGCGGTTCACCTCGAAGGTGTCTGTGCCGGTGGCCTCGGCGCGGATCAGCACGTCGCCGACCCACACGGTGTGCGCGTCGGGCTTGCGCGACTCCGGATCACCTTGCAGCGCACCCTTGTACAGCACGTCGGACTTGCAATTGGGCTGCGAGTGGTCGACGAGCAGACGCGATTCGAAGTGCTGGCCGTCGTCGGCGAAGTAGGTGCCGAGCATCTTGGCCTCGCCGCCGGGCGCGGTGTAGCGCACGGTAGCCGTCGTCCGCACGACGTCGCCGCCGAGGGTGACGTTGACGTGACCGAGCGTCGCGTCCTTGCCCAACAAAGCGTGGTGAGAGCTGACGTGCACGGCGTCGTCGGCCCAGTCGGCGATCCAGATGACACCCAGGCCTGCCGAGTCGCCCACGATCAGCTCGACGTTGTCGGCACAGACCCCGCTGCCGCGCAGGTCGACGACGACGATGGCCCGCGACAGTTCTTCAACCCGAATCTGCAGGTGGCCGTAGGCGACGGCGTCCACACCCGGTCCGTCGATGACGATCTCGATCGGCTCGGCGACCTCGGTGTCCCGCGCGACTGTCACGATGGTCGCCGTCTCGAACGACGAGAATGCCTGCGCGGCAACGCGATCGGACGGCTTGCCGGCCTGGCCGAGCCGCTCGTCGTCACGCCCGACGGCCTCGACGGTGACGCCGGGACGGTCGGTGACGGTGACGGCCGCGGCGCCGGACGGTGTCGCCGACCCGTCGTGCAGGCCGCGCAGCCGCTTAAGCGGCGTGAACCGCCAGATCTCGTCGCGGCCGCCGGGTACCTCGAACGCGTTGACGTCGAACGACGAGAACAGTTCACCCTTGTTGACGGCAGTGAGGGCCGAACCCTCCACTGCCTCAGTCAAGTTGCTCACTAGCCGACCGCACCTTCCATCTGCAGCTCGATCAGCCGGTTGAGCTCCAGCGCGTACTCCATCGGGAGTTCCTTGGCGATGGGCTCGACGAAGCCGCGCACGACCATCGCCATCGCCTCATCCTCGGTGAGGCCGCGGCTCATCAAATAGAACAGCTGGTCCTCGCTGACCTTCGACACTGTGGCCTCGTGGCCCATCGTGACGTCGTCCTCGCGGATGTCGACGTACGGGTAGGTGTCGCTGCGGCTGACCGTATCGACAAGCAGCGCATCGCATTTCACGCTGGACCGCGAGCCGTGCGCACCCTTGTTGACCTGGACCAGGCCGCGGTAGGACGCGCGGCCGCCGCCGCGGGCGACCGACTTGGACACGATGTTGCTCGACGTGTTCGGTGCGAGGTGCAGCATCTTGGCACCGGTGTCCTGATGCTGGCCCTCGCCTGCGAACGCCACCGAGAGCACCTCGCCCTTGGCGTGCTCGCCCGTCATCCACACGGCCGGGTACTTCATCGTCACCTTCGAGCCGATGTTGCCGTCGACCCATTCCATCGTGGCGCCGGCCTCGGCCCGCGCCCGCTTGGTCACCAGGTTGTAGACGTTGTTCGACCAGTTCTGGATGGTCGTGTACCGGCAGCGGCCGCCCGGCTTGACAATGATCTCCACTACCGCGGAGTGCAGCGAGTCGCTCTTGTAGATGGGCGCGGTACAGCCCTCGACGTAGTGCACGTAGGCGTCCTCGTCGACGATGATCAGCGTGCGCTCGAACTGGCCCATGTTCTCGGTGTTGATCCGGAAATAGGCCTGCAGCGGAATGTCGACGTGGACACCCTTGGGCACGTAGATGAACGAACCACCCGACCACACAGCGGTATTCAGCGCGGAGAACTTGTTGTCACCGGCGGGGATCACGGTGCCGAAGTACTGCTTGAAGATGTCCTCGTGCTCCTTCAGCGCGCTGTCGGTGTCGAGGAAGATCACGCCCTGGGCCTCGAGGTCCTCGCGGATCTGGTGATAGACCACCTCGGACTCATACTGCGCGGCGACACCCGAGACCAGCCGCTGCTTCTCCGCCTCCGGGATGCCCAG
The nucleotide sequence above comes from Mycolicibacterium moriokaense. Encoded proteins:
- the sufB gene encoding Fe-S cluster assembly protein SufB; amino-acid sequence: MTTTPEALTQEQTIESLGRYGYGWADSDVAGASAQRGLSEAVVRDISAKKSEPEWMLQTRLKALRTFEKKPMPNWGSNLDGIDFDNIKYFVRSTEKQAATWDDLPEDIRNTYDKLGIPEAEKQRLVSGVAAQYESEVVYHQIREDLEAQGVIFLDTDSALKEHEDIFKQYFGTVIPAGDNKFSALNTAVWSGGSFIYVPKGVHVDIPLQAYFRINTENMGQFERTLIIVDEDAYVHYVEGCTAPIYKSDSLHSAVVEIIVKPGGRCRYTTIQNWSNNVYNLVTKRARAEAGATMEWVDGNIGSKVTMKYPAVWMTGEHAKGEVLSVAFAGEGQHQDTGAKMLHLAPNTSSNIVSKSVARGGGRASYRGLVQVNKGAHGSRSSVKCDALLVDTVSRSDTYPYVDIREDDVTMGHEATVSKVSEDQLFYLMSRGLTEDEAMAMVVRGFVEPIAKELPMEYALELNRLIELQMEGAVG
- a CDS encoding alpha/beta fold hydrolase → MGVQVHHRYATVGGHRLFYREAGPADAPALVLLHGFPTSSFMFRDLIPRLADHYHVIAPDHLGFGLSDAPGVDEFDYTFDALTDLTDGLLDQLGLTRYAIYVQDYGAPIGWRLALRRPQAITAIVTQNGNGYDDGFVESFWASVWDYHREQNPETEATVRTALSVEGIRWQYVTGVSDESLVSPDTWMHDFALVSRPGNDEIQLKLFRDYATNAPMYPALHEYLRTSGVPVLAVWGEGDPIFGPDGARAFGKDAPDAEIHLLDGGHFLLETAAEEVTGLIRDFLHRTTT
- the sufU gene encoding Fe-S cluster assembly sulfur transfer protein SufU; this encodes MRLEQMYQEVILDHYKHPHHRGLREPYHAQSYQVNPTCGDEVTLRVTLSDDGEQIADISYDGQGCSISQASTSVLTDQVIGQDVGTALKTVAAFTEMISSRGAVEGDEDVIGDGIAFAGVSKYPARVKCALLGWMAFKDALAQASEEISDERHRSA
- a CDS encoding metal-sulfur cluster assembly factor, coding for MSDTAVPSDELLADLEEAMRDVVDPELGINVVDLGLVYGLNVEKGDEGNVALIDMTLTSAACPLTDVIEDQSRTALVGSGLVKEIKINWVWNPPWGPDKITEDGREQLRALGFTV
- a CDS encoding haloacid dehalogenase type II, which encodes MADRPSVLVFDVNETLLDIDALEPHFERLFGDRSVVREWYNQLVMYSMAVTLSENYVDFFTLGQAVLRMLGDIRRIPVTDGDLDDFADGMRTMPAHPDVADGLAALRAQGFRLVTLTNSPTGSGAPTPLDNAGVAEFFEKQFSVDAWRVFKPAPHLYTGVAEALGVAPSQCMMVAAHPWDIMGAQSAGFGAALITRPGNAPLPASGVPAPDVMAADLSELAERLS
- a CDS encoding VOC family protein, translated to MRATLEVVILPVSDVDKSLDFYRDRLGFTLDVDYAPAPDFRVVQLTPPGSSTSIQFGVGLTDAHPGSVQGLYLVVDDIGAARDELVDHGVGVTSIRHKDIDNGSWRGRYRLGLDPQRSDYASFADFDDPDGNNWVLQERGHRNG
- a CDS encoding cysteine desulfurase; this translates as MTAAKTLDLTAIREDFPILSRVMRGGKQLAYLDSGATSQRPLQVLDAEREFLITSNGAVHRGAHQLMEESTDAYEQGRADIAAFVGADTDELVFTKNATEAINLVSYAVGDDRFPSAVGPGDVIVTTELEHHANLIPWQELARRTGATLKWYGVTDDGRIDLDSLELDERVKVVAFSHHSNVTGAIAPVAELVARAKAVGALTVLDACQSVPHQPVDFHALDVDFAAFSGHKMLGPNGIGVLYGRRELLDKLPPFITGGSMIETVTMEQTTYAPAPQRFEAGTPMTSQVVGLAAAARYLTEVGMEAVDAHEAELVAAALEGLAAVEGVRIIGPTSLENRGSPVSFVLDGVHAHDVGQVLDDEGVAVRVGHHCAWPLHRRFGIAATARASFALYNTRDEIDRLVAGVKRAAEFFA
- a CDS encoding DUF427 domain-containing protein, which produces MGLAWQQSPLAAGSIGRFLTAQPIPEHLLFAEPLRRRMRVRVGDEWIADSENVLALHEPGRYPVAYFPRDDIVDGILIAENRVTQHGDLGDMQWYTVVVGDRRLPHAAWEHITLPDYAVELTNRVAFAWRAMDGFYEEDDRIVGHAADPYHRIDIRNTSRHLVVRDGERVVADTHRPVVLYESGFAPRWYVPREDIDETQLDHVEGQTFCPYKGLADYYTVGENQKAAWSYLNAWPESGRVSGLVSFEPDKIEVWLDDRRLRLEPGQTVVAHGIDRGLDADEVLQNTARSAS
- the sufD gene encoding Fe-S cluster assembly protein SufD codes for the protein MSNLTEAVEGSALTAVNKGELFSSFDVNAFEVPGGRDEIWRFTPLKRLRGLHDGSATPSGAAAVTVTDRPGVTVEAVGRDDERLGQAGKPSDRVAAQAFSSFETATIVTVARDTEVAEPIEIVIDGPGVDAVAYGHLQIRVEELSRAIVVVDLRGSGVCADNVELIVGDSAGLGVIWIADWADDAVHVSSHHALLGKDATLGHVNVTLGGDVVRTTATVRYTAPGGEAKMLGTYFADDGQHFESRLLVDHSQPNCKSDVLYKGALQGDPESRKPDAHTVWVGDVLIRAEATGTDTFEVNRNLVLTDGARADSVPNLEIETGEIIGAGHASATGRFDDEQLFYLRARGIPEDQARRLVVRGFFNEIIAKIAVPAVRERLTEAIEKELAITESSTS
- the sufC gene encoding Fe-S cluster assembly ATPase SufC, which encodes MTTLEIKDLHASVFTPEGEEVPILKGVNLTVKSGETHAVMGPNGSGKSTLSYAIAGHPKYTVTSGSITLDGENVLDMSIDERARAGLFLAMQYPVEVPGVSMSNFLRTAATAVRGEAPKLRHWVKEVKGAMSDLDIDPSFGERSVNEGFSGGEKKRHEILQLGLLKPKIAILDETDSGLDVDALRVVSEGVNRYKEAENGGVLLITHYTRILRYIKPEFVHVFVDGRIIESGGPELADELEENGYERFTQAAAAGA